Part of the Penicillium digitatum chromosome 4, complete sequence genome is shown below.
ATCGGTCGGCCATCACGAACCAACCCTTCTTTCCAGCCTCCTCGCCCCACGAATTCTCTACGCGCCACCGAACCGGCTGTTCGCCGTCCAGATGCACACCCGTGATGACCATGGCATGGGTCATTGATGATTCGCCAGTAGCGACCCGCTGGGCCTTGTTCATCCTTAGTGGGGTATTGAATCCGAGCGCGAGGTCCGTGAGCTCGGTATCCAAGATCCCACGGTCGCGATCGTAGAATTTGCCCACATCGCAGCCAAAGAAGACTGGATGTCCAGCCCGGAGCATCGCGATGATTGCAGTCTTGAGCGTCTGGATCTCTACATTAACATACGTGATCGGTCTCCCTTCCACCACGTTGCCGAGTCTCTCAATCGTCAGCAACCGGTTGAACTCGTGTCGCGGATCGTTGACTAGACTGAACAGTCGTCCGGCACTGACAATGGGTTGGCCCCGAGAGATTGACTGAGGCTGCAGAGCCTGCTCCGCGAATTCCATTGGGGTCAGTTGCACCTCACGAGCTGTTCCAGTGGCATTGGAGTATTGCCAGACAAACTTTTTATCCGGGCTCGGTGGGGGTCCCAAAAGCAGAGTGACTAGCGAGTGTATTTCCTGCAGAAATTGCTCCTTGGTAGAGGCCAACGAGGGCGAGTCTTTAACTGCCAATTGACGGAGGACTAAGGCCTGCTCTCGCAGCTTGACAGTGAGGAGCCAATTCATCTTGGCACTATTCTGCGCATGATAGCTATCTGGATAGAGCGTGTGGGGAACTAGTCCGTATTTCTGCACCAGGTTGGCTACCATATCCCATTGCCCACCATCGGTGACTGGATCTTCACAAAGTTTCTGCACCAATCGGCTAGAGAGATCTTCGTGGGCAGTAGCGATGATCTGCTCGAAGAACCAATTTGCTTTCTCGATCTTATCCCAATAAAAAAGATATGCCTGACTGAGCTGGAAGTCCTTTAGTTGATAGGCTTTGATCAGCGGAACACGGAAGATATTGGTCGCTGCGAAGAGCCAGCAACGACCGGAGGAACGCTGATTCGTGATCGGTGTCCCTTCTACCGGCACGGTCAGGCTGAAGATGTGATGATCAAGTTGAAGGGCGCTGTGGTTGATGAGAACATCTGCAAAAGAGTGGCCAGCGAAACTTGAGATCGCGAGGCGGTTCTGTCTCGCCCGGTGTAGGCTGACGTTAGCAAAGATAGTTTATTTGGGTTGATGATGGTTTGGGTTGTTGAAACCTTTGGATCGCTTAGCAGAGTCTCGTTCCAGTCATTTAGGCGAGGAAGTGTCAGAGGAACAACTCGTTCTCGGATGGAGTAAGGTGGCAGAGCTGTGATCCCGTCAGCTTGAAGGAAACAAGCACAATTCGTTATTCTTGCACATACGTGATTCCCAGGATGCTTGATCAGTCATGTCAGCCCTGGCTTCTTCTTTAGCCAGAGACAGTTTCTCGTGAACCACAGGCTTAGAAACAGCTGTTCCCATTTTGGTTAAGACAAAAACCAATATGAAGGGGTAAGGGTAAAGGGCAAGAAAGCCACAATCTTTGTGTAAAAAGGATGAGAGACAGAGGAGGGAAATCGACGTGTCTCCCAAGGTTCTCATCTCTTATCACGAACAGAGAGATCAGGTGGCTCATGCAGGCTGACTACGAATCAGGCGACGGGAATGCTAGTGGTAAACTGCCGCAAATGCTACCCGAATAAATAAATCCTTCACTTCACCAGGGTTCGGCCTAATTTGGGTTGtacgtactccgtactggcTTAGCGATTTCCTTGATGGCATAGTGATCTAACATAAAATCAGAGAAGGACGGGGCAAGGTACTAGAAAAGATGGCGGGGTGCCTCTTCTGGACTAGCGGCAGTAAATTGCGAACCTGCAGAGCGGCCAGAGGACAAATTGTTGACGTTTACAGTGGAAGAATACACATCGACGGGACAGAGATCCTGTCACTCTGTAACAACATGGAAATGATATTTATGATGCCTgtcatactccgtacataagaaagagaagagtaaATTTCTGCAGGAAAATGGAGAGTCTGTCTCTCAGAACGGGAGGGCCAAACATATCACATGATCAGTGCGATCGTGGTCACGTGACTCAAGGCTGTGTTTTTTAGTCATGTGACTCTGATCGCACTGATAATGTGAAATGTTAGGTCCTCCCGTTCTGAGAGACAGACTTTCCTTTTCTAGACAGATAGTTTCCTTCTCCTTTCTTTAGGTATACAAGACAAGCTATCAATCTATATCGTCATTCTACAGTGATAGGATCTCCACGCCCTAGATGTgccttcatccattgtaaCCGTCAACAACTGTGAGAGGATGTCACATCGGCGCCAGAAAAGAGGCGGTACATAAGATCTCCAACGGCCAGCTAAGATGGCAACCGATCGTTCGTTCTTGCCATATAGTTCATAAATTCCTGGGTGTTCTCATCAGGATCCCATGCTAGAATTTTGCTTGCTTCCATCTCTTTGAGCTTCAGATCTACATGCTTCTGCATGAACTCTTGCTCTTCGGGCTCCAAGAGATCAAGTCTCATCTTCCAAATGTCGCAAAAATCGACGCTTTCACATGCAGTCGGTCCGAAGAATCGCTGGTCAATTTTTTGCCAATAGATCGCATCGAAGGCAAAGTTGTTTCTTGCAGCGTACATAATCCAAAAGTCTCCACTCTCCCAACTCCTTCGCATCGAACCAGATAGACGCTGGCTTTCTGCTAGCTGTTTCTTCCTTATTGCCTCATCTTCGCAATTCATCAGGGCTCCGAGAAATGTCTGGAGTTGTTTctcatactctgtacaccAGTCGTCAAGGCCTTTAGGCCAATATTCCGGCTTTTCGAGAAGAAGCCACCAAGGCGGCGCATGAGTGAATTCGACCGGTGCGGTGTACGTAAACTCCCAGTCCACAACCCCGGCGATATTGAGGTCGACATCCACTAGAACATTCCCTGGCCGAAAATCGTCACACCAGATTGGAAAGGGTCcattttcaaaaaaaatccaTTGCGCTTTAAAGTTCTGGTCTCGAACAAGTTTCCGGAAGAGAAACCTAGCAACAAATTTGCGCCGACAGTCATCGGCTGATTCGACAGCATCGTTCCTTTGGCTCGTGAGATGTGAAATATGTAACTCCGCCAGGGCTTCAAAGTACGAGGACGCTGTATCGAACGTGGTGGTCGGTAGTTTCGACTGGGGTAGAGTTCCCAGTCGAACAAGTTCGTTCATATGTAGAGACAAAGGTCGGCGTGCCACTTCCCAGGCAAAATCATCAACCTGGCAAAGCGACCCGATCTTATTTTGGGACAGCCCAGACAATGAAAGGAGGACCCTTGCCAGCTCTCCATACAGAGCCTTTAACTTGATCTGGCTGATGTCCGGATTGAGTGTTATACGTTCTTCGGTTGGGCGTCCCGGCTTCTTGAGGATTTCGATCATATTTGAATAGTGGTCGATGTACTCCATGATGATAAACGGACCCAACTCTGATGGACTCTCTTTTTTCCCCCCAGAGTGAATGATAAAAGGAACTGGAATTGTGGTTTTATCTCCAATAAACCGCATGGTAGAGACCTCATTACCGACTTTTTCTTCTGGGAACATGGTAGCACCTGGCAGTGGGAACCGTATGATCGCGGCGCGGGTTCTTTCAAAATTCATCTGCAGGGCGGTGTTGAAAGCGCCTGTTTGTAGGATTGTAAATTCGAGAGGATCACTAGCCTGGTGATGTCTGAGAAGAAAGTTCCCAATTTTCTCGAATATGTCTAGATTGAGGATGTAGAGTGCCCAGGCATCGGCGACTCTGTCGCTTGTTTGCCATGCAATATCATCGTAGCGCATCCGCACTTCCATTCTTGGCGTCATATCATAAATGAAGTCATATAGAAATATGGAATGCAGAGCAGTCCCAACAATTTTGACTTTCTTGATGAAATGTAATATTGAATAGACATAAGGGAGGATTGCATCACGATGCTCCTTTTAAGGTGGCAGGATGACATGACAGTCAATACACTCTCGGAATAACAGTAAGACCGGACTTGCGCCGCCAAGCTGACCTAGACTGTCCGACATTTTTATTTTGATTGTAGCTCCGCACAATCTAACAAAAATTTGCTAGGGAAGATGCCTTCCTCCCTTGTGACCAGAGTAGTGGTATCCAATGGATAATTCCAATGAGTATATGCCACCTACCCATGAAATTTCTCGTGAAGTAAACATATCTTCCTACGGGCGCCATGCCAACAAACAATTTGTATGCTCGTGCCCCTCAGGGTAATTTACTTAAGAAGATTCGTCCAAAGGTATGATTTGAGGTAGACGTTTGTACAATTGTTCATGACCTGTGAGGGAAAGGAAGTTTACATCCACGCAGTTACTATCCTTGACTCCAATCATGAGACTGTCCTGCAAAGTGATTCACTTCACTGGTCTATCTTAGAAGGCCGTGAGCGCCACTATCACCTATCACATTTTGTATCACATTAGGCGCCGAGTTCATGTCTGCTGAACCGGGTATTCGTCACCTACTCGCATTTTTTTAGTCAAATGTTCGTCGATCTGGGTGAGCCTTTTCCCTTTGCTTCTCGAACATGAGAGCGGCCCCCCTACCTTCGAGGGTATAAAGATCGATGCTCCAGCACCTTCGGATAAATTGGGAGTAATTGATTTTCTCCTTATTTTCGCAACGCCTCTTTCGGACGTCGTTGACAAAGGAAATCGACTCGGCTTCCTGTCAAATCTCAAGCATCGCGTGACTTTCGAAGTCTTAATTTAGGCCATTGGCTTGCTCTCCAATACCGTGAGTTTTCAGTTTCTTCAAATTGCTTTTAGCTTGACTAAGAGATCTTGCTGCATTAGGATGTCCGAcatagaaagaaaaaagacgAACTTTGCCATGAATATACCGAAGGATAAGGCAGATACTATGGCCAATGCAGGTAACAGTTCAAAGGAGAAGCGCGGCCAGGAAGCGCCAAGGCAATTCATTCCGCCTATAGCACGAAAGACAATGACACAAGCCGGCGAGACGTCTAAAGAAAAACGGGAAGCTACGACAGAGAATATCGCCAAGCATTATGCCGACAACGGGGGTAAATAAGCGTCTTGTGGATACAGTCTGAGTTCGTGTGTTAAACCCTGTGAGCTTGCTGAAATTAAAGAAGTCATTGATCGGTTCTGTCAGTTTGATTTCATCAAAATTACTTGTCGTATGCTACAAAGTTTTGTTTCAGTTACAgactatgatgatgatgaattcattgacccgatttagctcgctttacatacatgctgctatgcgggggttgcgtcccagagcccgctcccgacgataaatggtggtgcattcccagcatgcagatccaccttgtgagcaggactcgatttctcgaggtcctgccacctgaaaagtaaggccacaaaccggccggcgtaacgtaattcccaagcgagctggacatccaagcgagctggccacccctaccagcctattaattttaaacgcatttatttcaaccaaaactccatcaaattcaatcagctaaattctaggtctaaccgtgccaagcgcccaaccacccatcctgggtagttggtgcgccccaccaaacgcaaaatttccaatttattgtgacgatctgggaggatttctgccggaagtttccgtcttgacgaggtttgtattatttgattgttggatcgtgacaggaccccataaaggttcctgtctcgcaggtttctttctttctttctttctttctttcttcttctttctctgtacttagtattcttgtcacggtgcgaaccgcgatgcttagttagaggaagatcacggcacgtgatctccgacctgtttatctgaacttcagttctagatcctgttgtagctcggggagctacgtcttgtataatagcctgcccctgcctgtacctgtcaatgggaatctgatctgttatgacctgttcctaccagtcatctcctatcataccgtcctgccagcccgcaccctgacacctCGATCTCGTAGGTTTATTCTATCGGTATCTTGACGAAGCGAGGGAGGGATCAGCGACGTGATTAGTCGGCGACGACGAGGTTGGACCCACCATTCAATAGATAGTATCCAGAAAGGTTAGACAAGGTGTTAATCTTGTCTAAAAAGGGTTGGCGAGGTGTTAGTCTCGTCAAATGGGATTGgtgaaaactctggtttgtggggtcaaaaatCTCCACCGTGGTGCGACGCAAGCACCAAAAAGGGGTtaaccagggtttcgagggTTGCGTTACACAATGGCCTCGAAAGCAACGgcgctcataacctgatAGAGATATACTACAGTTCTACTATGAAGTGTAGATGTgactggaaaatctctgttgtgcgtgaagagagagagagaaactatctacaagatgggaaactaagtactaggagcatgtggcagcatgtgaatattcacatgcttccaaCAGTTAAGTTATATTTAATGCAACTTCCATCACCAGCAATGGGCAGAGAAGTAGCACGCAAGATTGCTTTGGTATGAGGCGAAAAAAAACTTGAGGTCATATGCGGTCACTACTTATACtggatctttcttcttccctttaCAATTGCTATAACTATTCGGTTTTGATGGAGGCTCATTGTGGGATCATCAATAAATATAAAGGATAAGCCATACTTGTGGTTGTGGTGAAGTGTGACGGAGATATTTTCTAACCCTTGCATTCTACATCACCACAACATATCTGCTCTACTTTATTGATTTACGTAGGGAGTTGTGCTAACTTAGCCTAACCTCTTGTTAGATTTGATATTCTCCGCAGCGTAGCTTCTACAACTCCCTATACAACCAAGCATCTCACATTCGGCCATGACCCTCAAAGTAATAATCCCATCCCTTACCAGGTTATAATCCCCCGGAACCTCTATCAAACCTTCCCATCCACGCTCCATAGCCTCTCCATCGAAGCCATCATCA
Proteins encoded:
- a CDS encoding Peptidase, cysteine peptidase active site, which gives rise to MGTAVSKPVVHEKLSLAKEEARADMTDQASWESPLPPYSIRERVVPLTLPRLNDWNETLLSDPKNRLAISSFAGHSFADVLINHSALQLDHHIFSLTVPVEGTPITNQRSSGRCWLFAATNIFRVPLIKAYQLKDFQLSQAYLFYWDKIEKANWFFEQIIATAHEDLSSRLVQKLCEDPVTDGGQWDMVANLVQKYGLVPHTLYPDSYHAQNSAKMNWLLTVKLREQALVLRQLAVKDSPSLASTKEQFLQEIHSLVTLLLGPPPSPDKKFVWQYSNATGTAREVQLTPMEFAEQALQPQSISRGQPIVSAGRLFSLVNDPRHEFNRLLTIERLGNVVEGRPITYVNVEIQTLKTAIIAMLRAGHPVFFGCDVGKFYDRDRGILDTELTDLALGFNTPLRMNKAQRVATGESSMTHAMVITGVHLDGEQPVRWRVENSWGEEAGKKGWFVMADRWMDEYTFQAVVDFNFVPANVKAILKQSPKVLPRWDPMGVLA
- a CDS encoding Aminoglycoside phosphotransferase; translation: MEVRMRYDDIAWQTSDRVADAWALYILNLDIFEKIGNFLLRHHQASDPLEFTILQTGAFNTALQMNFERTRAAIIRFPLPGATMFPEEKVGNEVSTMRFIGDKTTIPVPFIIHSGGKKESPSELGPFIIMEYIDHYSNMIEILKKPGRPTEERITLNPDISQIKLKALYGELARVLLSLSGLSQNKIGSLCQVDDFAWEVARRPLSLHMNELVRLGTLPQSKLPTTTFDTASSYFEALAELHISHLTSQRNDAVESADDCRRKFVARFLFRKLVRDQNFKAQWIFFENGPFPIWCDDFRPGNVLVDVDLNIAGVVDWEFTYTAPVEFTHAPPWWLLLEKPEYWPKGLDDWCTEYEKQLQTFLGALMNCEDEAIRKKQLAESQRLSGSMRRSWESGDFWIMYAARNNFAFDAIYWQKIDQRFFGPTACESVDFCDIWKMRLDLLEPEEQEFMQKHVDLKLKEMEASKILAWDPDENTQEFMNYMARTNDRLPS